A stretch of the Candidatus Aminicenantes bacterium genome encodes the following:
- the gcvPA gene encoding aminomethyl-transferring glycine dehydrogenase subunit GcvPA: protein MRFLPLTDAAREEIKKAIGIKDSKELFKSIPADKSFFDLAALPSALSEPELIAEFKALGRKNSFQEYLSFLGAGAYAHFIPEVVAYLSAKGEFVTPYTPYQPEVSQGNLQAIFEYQTMMTMLTGLDVANASLYDGATAVAEAVLLAVRKSGRQRVLLADSLHPETMAVVRTYTQNLPIELATVAVNEADGRVDLADLTSKLNDQTAALVFQSPNFLGVVEDSAALAQAAHQQRAYAVQAVTEAMSLAYLRPAADFAVDVVAGEAQSFGLSLGFGGPYLGFMTAREEFLRQMPGRIVGQTKDLDGKRGYVLTLSTREQHIKREKATSNICSNEAWCALRAGMYLATMGKDGLALAARDSHLHAAYFVAKAAKLKRVKVVYTKNFYNEVLLEIRKGTAEAFLATLKKKKILAGVPLSWFYPAVGNRVLLAFSEVQRCADIDRLLLAMGEHS, encoded by the coding sequence ATGAGATTTTTGCCTCTTACGGACGCTGCCAGGGAGGAAATCAAAAAAGCCATCGGTATCAAAGACAGCAAGGAACTGTTTAAATCCATCCCGGCCGACAAGTCGTTCTTCGATCTCGCCGCTCTGCCGTCCGCCCTATCCGAGCCGGAATTGATCGCCGAATTCAAGGCCCTGGGCCGCAAGAACTCGTTCCAGGAATACCTCAGTTTCCTCGGCGCCGGCGCCTATGCCCATTTTATCCCCGAGGTGGTCGCTTACCTCAGCGCCAAGGGGGAGTTCGTCACGCCGTACACGCCATACCAGCCCGAGGTCAGCCAAGGCAACCTGCAGGCTATTTTCGAATACCAGACCATGATGACCATGCTCACCGGCCTGGATGTAGCCAACGCCTCCCTGTATGACGGCGCCACCGCCGTCGCCGAGGCGGTGCTGCTGGCCGTGCGCAAGTCGGGGCGGCAGCGCGTCTTGCTGGCGGACAGCCTGCATCCCGAAACCATGGCCGTCGTCCGCACCTACACGCAGAACCTGCCCATCGAATTGGCGACCGTGGCCGTCAACGAAGCGGACGGCCGGGTCGACCTCGCCGATCTGACGTCCAAGCTGAACGACCAGACGGCAGCCCTGGTATTCCAGTCGCCCAATTTCCTGGGCGTGGTGGAAGACAGCGCCGCACTGGCGCAGGCCGCGCACCAGCAGCGGGCGTACGCTGTCCAGGCCGTCACCGAGGCCATGTCCCTGGCCTACTTGCGCCCGGCGGCCGATTTTGCCGTCGACGTGGTGGCCGGCGAAGCGCAGAGCTTCGGGCTATCTCTGGGCTTCGGCGGTCCCTACCTGGGCTTCATGACCGCCCGCGAAGAATTTCTCAGGCAGATGCCGGGACGGATCGTCGGCCAGACCAAGGATCTGGACGGAAAGCGGGGATACGTGCTGACCCTCTCTACCCGCGAACAGCACATCAAGCGCGAGAAAGCCACCTCGAACATCTGCAGCAACGAGGCCTGGTGCGCCCTGCGCGCCGGCATGTACCTGGCCACCATGGGCAAGGACGGGCTGGCGCTGGCTGCCCGCGACAGCCATCTGCATGCCGCCTATTTCGTCGCCAAAGCCGCCAAACTCAAGCGGGTCAAGGTCGTTTACACGAAGAATTTTTACAACGAGGTGCTGCTGGAGATCAGGAAGGGCACGGCCGAAGCCTTCCTGGCAACGCTGAAAAAGAAAAAGATACTGGCCGGCGTGCCGCTGAGCTGGTTCTATCCGGCCGTCGGAAACCGCGTGCTCCTGGCCTTCAGCGAGGTTCAGCGGTGCGCAGACATCGACCGCCTGCTGCTGGCGATGGGAGAACACTCATGA
- the gcvH gene encoding glycine cleavage system protein GcvH, producing the protein MELEKLLFTKEHEWVRLEGDSAMVGITDYAQHELGDVVYVELPAPGKELKKGDPSANIESVKAVSDVFAPLSGTIGAVNPKLAANPELVNQEPYGDGFLFTMKIKQADEVKELLDHKKYEEYLRGIAGE; encoded by the coding sequence ATGGAATTAGAAAAATTGCTTTTTACCAAGGAGCATGAATGGGTCCGCCTGGAAGGCGACAGCGCCATGGTCGGCATCACCGATTACGCCCAGCACGAACTGGGCGATGTCGTCTATGTCGAACTTCCTGCCCCGGGCAAGGAATTGAAGAAAGGCGACCCCTCCGCCAATATTGAATCGGTCAAGGCCGTTTCCGATGTTTTCGCCCCCCTGTCCGGAACGATCGGCGCGGTCAATCCCAAGCTGGCCGCCAACCCGGAGCTGGTCAACCAGGAACCCTACGGCGACGGCTTCCTCTTCACCATGAAAATCAAGCAGGCGGATGAAGTGAAAGAGCTCCTGGATCATAAAAAGTACGAGGAATACCTGCGGGGAATCGCCGGAGAATAA
- the gcvT gene encoding glycine cleavage system aminomethyltransferase GcvT, producing MKKTKINEAHYILKAKMVEFCGWDMPIQYSGVNTEHMAVRTTGGIFDVSHMGEIWFRGKDALKTVQYLTSNDAAKLVPGKIQYTALLTENGCFVDDLLVYMMSENEYLLVVNAANIEKDFQWMKKNTAPFAVQIENRSEEYAQIAVQGPVSEKLLSEFTDYDLSTISYYHFAMARVSGLEAIVSRTGYTGEDGFEIYFRADAAAASKLFLALAEKGEKYDALPAGLGARDTLRLEAKMALYGNDIDDSHTVLEADLGWILKLNKEPFIGRDVLARQKAEGIRRKLVGFEMLDKRIARHGYPVYVQGKEFATVTSGTFVPFLKKPIGLAYLPVENAAIDSEFEIGIRDRRVAAKVVKTPFYTKK from the coding sequence ATGAAAAAAACCAAAATCAATGAAGCGCACTATATTCTCAAAGCAAAAATGGTCGAATTCTGCGGCTGGGACATGCCGATCCAGTACTCGGGGGTGAACACCGAGCATATGGCCGTCCGCACCACGGGCGGAATCTTTGACGTCAGTCACATGGGGGAAATCTGGTTCCGCGGCAAGGATGCCCTGAAGACCGTTCAGTACCTGACCTCCAACGACGCCGCCAAGCTGGTGCCGGGAAAGATCCAGTACACGGCCCTGCTGACCGAGAACGGCTGCTTCGTCGATGACCTCCTGGTCTACATGATGAGCGAGAACGAATACCTGCTGGTGGTCAATGCCGCCAACATCGAGAAGGATTTCCAATGGATGAAAAAAAACACCGCTCCGTTCGCCGTGCAGATCGAGAACCGCAGCGAGGAGTACGCGCAGATCGCCGTGCAGGGGCCGGTGTCGGAAAAGCTGCTGAGTGAATTCACCGATTACGACCTCTCGACCATATCCTATTACCATTTCGCCATGGCCCGGGTGTCGGGGCTCGAGGCCATCGTCTCGCGCACCGGTTATACCGGCGAGGACGGCTTTGAAATATACTTCCGCGCCGACGCTGCCGCGGCCAGCAAATTGTTTCTGGCCCTGGCCGAAAAAGGCGAAAAGTACGACGCCCTGCCGGCCGGCCTCGGTGCCCGCGACACCCTGCGCCTGGAAGCCAAGATGGCCCTCTACGGCAACGACATCGACGACAGCCACACGGTGCTGGAAGCCGACCTGGGCTGGATCCTCAAGCTCAACAAAGAGCCGTTCATCGGCCGGGATGTCCTGGCCAGGCAGAAAGCCGAGGGCATCCGCCGCAAGCTGGTCGGTTTTGAAATGCTGGACAAACGGATCGCCCGCCACGGCTATCCGGTCTATGTCCAGGGCAAGGAGTTCGCCACCGTGACGTCGGGGACCTTCGTACCGTTCTTGAAGAAACCCATCGGCCTGGCCTATCTGCCGGTAGAAAACGCCGCGATCGACAGTGAATTCGAGATCGGCATTCGCGACAGGCGGGTGGCCGCGAAAGTCGTGAAAACACCCTTTTATACAAAGAAATAA
- a CDS encoding ATP-binding protein has protein sequence MRVPHPDKFIAEIAAALQGARSARAFLGEFPHLVQKHFPIACCILYYKEPEGNSFRPYPGGAAPEKELPLIREEANLIESFTNRSEWLLDTAQSHFHFDIFNRDSDDLFRKKSLNLVIPLRARSYFRGLLLVSLAACAGKHAPELAAAAQTAALLFIPLIEAEQMEFTNDKNYYRLFKFDRLVLLGQMAASLAHELRTPLTTVLFEISAIKNQLPQKQEIGSAYEKINREIVRANQMIESLLVFSKFKELNIAPLQLREFCQRILQEIPNKKIPTGMKVTLQAEKEIQVASDGNRLKQVFINVFFNALEALNGRENGEIVIRIYSEYNDLPKNIRHIIAISDNGPGIPDAIKDKVLQPFFTTKKEGTSR, from the coding sequence ATGCGCGTTCCGCATCCAGACAAATTCATCGCCGAAATCGCCGCCGCGCTCCAGGGCGCGCGCAGCGCCCGCGCCTTCCTGGGTGAATTCCCGCACCTGGTGCAAAAGCATTTCCCCATCGCGTGCTGCATCCTTTATTATAAGGAGCCGGAAGGAAACTCGTTCCGGCCGTACCCCGGCGGCGCGGCGCCGGAAAAGGAGCTGCCGCTTATCCGCGAAGAGGCCAACCTGATCGAGAGTTTCACCAACCGCAGCGAGTGGCTGCTCGATACCGCTCAAAGCCATTTTCACTTCGACATCTTCAACCGCGACAGCGACGACCTGTTCAGGAAAAAGTCCTTGAATCTGGTCATTCCGTTGCGCGCGCGCAGTTATTTCCGCGGCTTGCTGCTGGTCAGCCTGGCGGCCTGCGCCGGCAAACACGCCCCCGAGCTGGCTGCGGCGGCGCAAACGGCAGCCCTGCTGTTCATTCCCCTGATCGAAGCCGAGCAAATGGAATTCACCAACGACAAGAATTACTACCGTCTGTTCAAATTCGACCGCCTGGTCCTGCTGGGGCAAATGGCGGCGTCGCTGGCGCATGAGCTGCGCACGCCGCTGACCACGGTGCTGTTCGAGATTTCGGCCATCAAGAATCAGCTGCCGCAGAAGCAAGAGATCGGCAGCGCCTACGAAAAGATCAACCGCGAGATCGTCCGCGCCAACCAGATGATCGAATCGCTGCTGGTGTTTTCGAAATTCAAGGAGCTGAACATCGCGCCGTTGCAACTGCGCGAATTCTGCCAGCGCATCCTGCAGGAAATTCCAAATAAGAAAATCCCGACCGGGATGAAGGTGACGCTGCAGGCGGAAAAGGAAATCCAGGTGGCCAGCGACGGCAACCGGCTGAAACAGGTGTTCATCAACGTTTTTTTCAACGCCCTGGAAGCGCTGAACGGAAGAGAAAACGGCGAAATCGTCATCCGCATTTACAGCGAGTACAATGATCTGCCCAAGAACATCCGCCACATCATCGCCATCAGCGACAACGGCCCGGGGATTCCCGACGCCATCAAGGACAAAGTCCTGCAACCGTTCTTCACCACCAAAAAAGAAGGCACTTCTCGTTGA
- a CDS encoding sigma-54 dependent transcriptional regulator yields MQNEFLVAESATMAGALSQLDGDGFDLILLDLSLPDGNGLDILDQFAGKYRDRIIVLTGTGSIETAVLSMKKGAHDFLQKPVNPEILLLTLNRAFNFLHAQDDCLHLKQEIGATAGFDKFICKSEQMAKVIAMAKQYADTAHTILISGETGTGKEIMAQAIHAGSKRRHQPLVSVNCASIPENLAESELFGYKKGAFTGAFCDSPGKFVQANHGTIFLDEIAELPLNIQAKLLRVLENGEVTPLQSRTPKFVDIRILAATNKVLEDEVKKQRFREDLFFRIDELKIHIPPLRTRPADIMPLAEHFLRIASIANSRPGGHFSGEAQRLLCAYDWPGNIRELKNTVAMIAASGGPAVIRPEHLPLKILNPEKTPALESREKSLATIEKNHIAAILQQTAHNYSKAAVVLGISRSSLYRKMADFHLEKK; encoded by the coding sequence ATGCAGAACGAGTTCCTGGTGGCGGAAAGCGCGACCATGGCCGGCGCTCTGAGCCAACTGGACGGCGACGGCTTCGATCTGATCCTGCTCGACCTGTCGCTGCCCGACGGCAACGGCCTGGATATCCTGGACCAGTTTGCCGGGAAATACCGCGACCGCATCATCGTGCTGACCGGCACCGGTTCGATCGAGACCGCCGTCCTGTCGATGAAAAAAGGGGCGCACGATTTCCTGCAGAAGCCGGTCAATCCCGAGATCCTGCTCCTGACCCTCAACCGGGCCTTCAATTTCCTGCACGCCCAGGACGACTGTCTCCACCTCAAGCAGGAGATCGGCGCGACGGCCGGATTTGACAAGTTCATTTGTAAAAGCGAGCAGATGGCCAAGGTGATCGCCATGGCCAAGCAATACGCCGACACCGCGCATACCATATTAATCAGCGGCGAAACCGGCACCGGCAAGGAGATCATGGCCCAGGCCATCCATGCCGGCTCCAAGCGCAGGCACCAGCCCCTGGTTTCGGTCAATTGCGCCTCCATCCCCGAAAACCTGGCCGAATCCGAACTTTTCGGCTATAAAAAAGGGGCTTTCACCGGGGCCTTCTGCGATTCCCCGGGCAAGTTCGTCCAGGCCAATCACGGCACCATCTTTCTGGATGAAATCGCCGAATTGCCGCTGAACATCCAGGCCAAGCTGCTGCGGGTGCTGGAGAACGGCGAGGTCACCCCGCTGCAAAGCCGGACCCCCAAGTTCGTGGACATCCGCATCCTGGCCGCCACCAACAAGGTTCTGGAAGACGAAGTCAAGAAGCAGCGCTTCCGCGAAGATCTATTTTTTCGCATCGACGAATTGAAAATTCATATCCCGCCGCTGCGGACCAGGCCGGCCGACATCATGCCCTTGGCCGAGCATTTTCTGCGCATCGCCAGCATCGCCAATTCCAGGCCCGGCGGGCATTTCAGCGGCGAAGCCCAGCGGCTGCTGTGCGCCTACGACTGGCCGGGCAACATCCGCGAACTGAAGAATACCGTGGCCATGATCGCCGCCAGCGGCGGACCGGCCGTCATCCGCCCCGAACACCTGCCGCTGAAGATCCTCAACCCCGAAAAAACCCCCGCGCTCGAGAGCCGCGAGAAAAGCCTGGCAACAATCGAAAAGAACCATATCGCCGCCATCCTGCAGCAAACGGCGCACAACTACTCCAAAGCGGCCGTTGTTCTGGGCATCTCACGTTCATCGCTGTATCGCAAGATGGCCGATTTTCATCTGGAGAAAAAATGA